Within Ovis aries strain OAR_USU_Benz2616 breed Rambouillet chromosome 3, ARS-UI_Ramb_v3.0, whole genome shotgun sequence, the genomic segment aagcagagacattactttgccgactaaggtccgtctagtcaaggctatggtttttcctgtggtcatgtatggatgtgagagttggactgtgaagaaggctgagcaccgaagaattgatgcttttgaactgtggtgttggagaagactcttgagagtcccttggactgcaagaagatccaaccagtccattctgaaggagatcaaccctgagatttctttggaaggaatgatgctgaagctgaaagtccagtactttggccacctcatgcgaaaagttgactcattggaaaagactctgatgctgggagagattgggggcaggaggagaaggggacgaccgaggatgagatggctggatggcatcacgggcttgatggatgtgagtctgagtgaactccgggagatggtgatggacagggaggcctggcatgctgtgtttcgtggggtcgcaaaaagtcagacacgactgagtgactgaactgaactgaactgaactggtcatcATATAGTAACTATACCAGTATATATCACACAGTTATCCCAAACTGCACTCATCTCCTCCAAAAACATTGTCCTCTTAATCCTTGCCTCATTGTTGAGGCTCAaaatctattttccttttctcttcaccATACTGAATCAGTCCCTAAAACTTGTTAACTCTCTTTGAACTTATTTCAATCCACCCCTTCCCTTCCATTCTCGTAACTACTATTCCAGTGAACTCTCATCGAGACAATTTTAATGGTCTCATATTTGATCTCAATATTTTTGTCAAAGGGTCACAAACTGACAATTCACAGGAAAAATCTAACCAGATATGCTTTGTTTGACTTACCACAATTTGTTATCAGTTGCAAATTTTAAACTGACACATAGAAATCTAGATTTATATTGATtattgaaaaaatgaaatgaactggTAGTAGCAAGTCCTTTTCCTGGGTAGAGAAATTTCCTAGAACTGAGGTTGTCCCCTTCAGACTAGACAGTCAACCTCTACACCGTATTGTcttggtgatttagtcgctaagtcatatctgactctgcaacccacggactataacctgccagatttctctgtccatgggattctccaggcaagaatagtgaagtgggttgtcattccctcctccaggggatcttcccaacccaggaactgaacccaggtctcccgcactgcagacagattctttaccatatgagccaccagggaagcccctatacacAAAATAGGGACTGTCCAACTCTAAAGCCCATGGTGTTTCCACTAAGCTATTGAGGTTGAGTGATTTTCCTGCTTCTGATACATCTCTGCTGTAGAGGAATCAATAGAGATTAGGACAGAATCTAGAGGAAGAAGAGTGGGAGACTCTGATCTAAGCTTTAAGGAAAAGGAGTCAAGATAATTAACCAAGATAACACAGAAGACAGTAATAAAGAGCAGAACTTCCAGCCAGGAAagaagagcacacacacacacatacacacacacacacacacaaaacacatttGGCTGAAAATATCTCTATCCATATGTCTTGAGAACTTAGAGCAATCAGCAACAGGAGGTACAAAAGGCAACAGAAGCTAAAGTAAATTTAATATCTGGAATAGCTGACATGACGGGACCTCAAAATTCTGAGAGTTTCAATCAAAGAGGCATCTTCTTTACTGAATCAAATTAGCTCAGTTGGacaacatttttcaaattaaaagtccattaaagaataaaaaatttaatgttttatcattgtattagtttttcaagttatattcagttcagttcagttcagtcattcagtcatgtctgaccccatggactgcagcacgcctgccctccctgtccatcaccaactcccggagtccatccaaacccatgtccattgagtcggttgcaccatccaaccatctcaccctctgtcgtccccttctcctcctgccttcaatctttcccagcatcagggtcttttacaatgagtcagttctttgcatcaggtggccaaagcactggagtttcagcttcagcatcagtccttccaatgaatattcaggactgatttcctttagaatggactggttggatctccttgcagtccaatatTACTTAATACATACCGATTTTATGTTAATATAGAAGATAACAGAATTCTGAGAACTAAACCATGTAGAAACAGTCAATAAACCAGACAGGCAGAGGGACCCAGCAGAGACTAACAAAGCCTGTAAGTCATCACATTCCATTGGAAACATCCAGATGAAACCAGATGAAAAAGCACAACTACTACTCCTAAACAACTGCTGGGACCACTGGACTCAGAAACACAGCAAGGTAAGCAATATGGGTATTTCTGTTAGTATTGATATAATACTCTGCTTCTCTACATTAAAAGGCATCTATAGTAATATGCTAGACTTTAATCCTAGCTATAAATATAATAAAGCAACAAGACAACTTTAAGTGGATCCCATGACATGTTCCTGGTGATCATTTATGCCTCTGAAGATACCAAGAAGAAAATTAACAGCTTATATAATTAAGTCAGCAAGGAAGTTAAAGTAGTAAAGACATcagttttagaaaagaataagGATGAAAGGACACCTGTGTGTGAAAGTGTGCTCTTTATATGGATTGTAACACCTTTTATGTCtttaacattcatttatgattcaGTACCTTTGGAAGAATAAATGTGTAATCTTATTCTAGTTAATGTCTAGTGCTTATGTTCCTTCATAAGCTCTGTTACATTTAAATACCACTGGGCATTTGCTATGTGTCTCCAAATAGACTGCTATCTTCTTGAGGGCAAGGAACGTTGCTTACTCAAGGTATATGGCAGAGGTTCCCAAGTGAACATCTGATAAATGCTGGTGAACAACCTCAATATTCTGCTTTCTAgccagaaatattattttaaacaatttttatatcAGAGTGTCATCACAGCATgatcaacttttttttaaattaaaggccATGGTTTTGATCTAAAGGAGGCTCAGAACTAGTTAGTAGCTGTTATATTCTCATGAAAAGCTTCTGATTTCACCCATACCCTAAACCCACACTCCCAGATAAGTGGACCTTGCAGTACAGCTAGACCCAATATGGATAGTGAGGATAAGAGAAAGCATGGAGAAAGGCAGAAGCTTAGAGAGCACTAATGACCAGACAATGGAAGCTAAGAAagggtctttgttttctttcttttttcctttctatttttaattgttattatgGGAAAAGTCCAAACATACACAAAAGTGAAGACAATAATCAACTCCCGTATACCCATGATCTGGCTTCAAAAATTATCAGTATAAGATTGATCTTATTACCACTATGAACCTACTCCAATCTCCCTTCTAGATTATTTGTAAGCAAACTGCAGTGTCATTTCATCATTAACTTTTTCAGGACACATTTCCACAAAATCAAGAACTCTCTGAAATTTGACCTTGTGCTTCTCAAACCAGTAATATTTAACAGAATTGTCTTTGACTTTGAAACACATCCAGTGTCCTgctgtaaaaattaatttttgatgtAGGTGGAAAAGCTTTTGTAATGTACTTGCAGTACATATCAAaagtaatataaatttttattcctattgattatataaattatgtttatatGATTTGAATTTCCTCTGGAAATTTACCCTGAGGAAATAATCCAGATAATTGAGAGAAAAAGGATCATGTGCATTAAAATACTTATATTAAGATAGTGAAACAATTAAGGATTTAGAAAATTAtggtaaatatatatgaaatattttataaaatataaatatgtatattttatataaccaataaaataagtataaaactagaaatagggggacatatttaaattaatataagatgaaattttatttatactaTTATCACAACTTTGTAAAAGCACTTatgcttttaaataaactttGGAAAGGAATAATTCAAAAAAACAAGATGGTACATTTATGGATGTTTTTCCTTGTGGATATTAAAGTGTTTATATATTATCgctataaactttttaaaatactttgttttatCAAACCTTTTAATTTCTTCGTGTTATAATTTTACCACCTATCAAAGCACAATCACCTGTCACTTTCTCCATGAATCTTCCTCTAATAATCTTGGTCCTAAAATTTCTGTTTAAATTCCTATAGCACTGGACAGTAAATGCACTACATAATTCATAAAAGTATCCTGAGAAGtatttatctacttatttgaTAATCAATACACTTTTAATTTTAAGGTGGTTCCTTTCCTGAAAAACTAAAACAACTGTCACAACACAAATTAACTTTTAGATACAATCatcagtagccattcccttctccatgggatcttcctgatccagggatcgaacccgggtctcctgcactgcagacagatactttaccatctgagccaccagggaagcccagtatcacAAAATTAACTTTTAGATACAATCATCAGTATATTTCTACCATTTCTTACATGTTCTTTAATTATGAATGTTTACTTGTCATTTCAACAAAATTGATGAGTTAGGTCCAATAAGAATCCATCTGAAGCTAGCCTGTTTTCATTCCAAGTCCTTAATACAAGCTGTAGCTTCAGGATTTGtctacttcctttttttaaataaaataagccaaAACACATGTGATTTCCAAACTGTTTTAGCAACAGAACTCTCTTATCACATAAAATTTTACCCACCCACAGCCCAAATAAAGCAGCAGAGAATGCACAGCTGCTTTAGTAAAGGCTGGGGTGAAATTAATGTGCCAGGAGCCAAGCGCTCCACCTACTGGTTAGCAATTCCCCATCAGGCTGCGCAGGGCTCTTTCTATTTCATGAACCACTACAATAAAATGCTCAAATAGCAGCTCAAAGTAGGCTGTACAGAAGTGAATGGTAACTGCCCATTGCTAATAAGGAGCACTATCATGTGATAAAAAATAGTCTAAAGTAGACATCTACCATACAAAAGAAGCCGCTGATCAGAACTGGATTAAATACACCACTTAGTTGCCTGCTGATGctgaactttaaaaatcattttttaaatgactttaaaattattttaaaagactgaattttAAAGTCAGTATTTAAAAGGTCAAACCTGAAATGCAATAAGATAGAGGAAAGTATACAGCCCAGAATTCCTCTTGGGTACAGTACTACATATTGTTGGTAAGATATCACTTGAGGCGTGCCTGAGTAACAACTGTGATCTTTAAGAAAGGTGACTCCATCTGATGGCAGATCTTTTTCGTTTTGCTGAGGGAAGGGAGCAATTCAAGTGTCAGAGCTAAATTGTCATGGGCAATAGTGCAAATGCTGCCCATCACCAACTAAGATTTTTCAAATGGtgtataaaaagtgaaagtcgcttagttgtgtccaactctgcgattccatgaactgtagtctaccaggcttctccgtccatgggattttccgggcaacagtactggagtgggttgccatttccttctccaaatggtgTATAACCTGTCCTTTAAATATCAAACACGTATCTAAGAGCATCAGTTTGAAAGGGTACAAATCATTTCCCTAGATAGTTGGATGTCTCCACATGGCCCCAGGGTCAATATTATTAAAGcatgaggtttttttgttttgttttttcaatttttgttggAATAAAGCTGATCTAAaatgttggaaaaggaaatggcaacccactccagtactcttgcctggacaattccatggactgaggagcctggtaggctacaatccatggggccgcaaagactcagacacgactgagtggcttcactttcttcttttctttctttacaatgttgtgttagattctgctGTATAGAAAAGTGAATCGGTTATATAAGtatctccactcttttttagattcttttcccacataggtcattacaTAATATGGGGTAGAGCTCCTTGTGAGATACAGCATATGCTTATTacttacctattttacatatagtagtgtgtatatgtcaatcccaatctcccagcttctctctcccctccctttaCCCCAGGTAACTATAAGATtatcttctgcatctgtgactgtttgtgttttgcaaataaattcagatacaccatttttttagattcccatTTATAAGTGGCACCATATGATGTATCTTACTTCAAAGTGTGAGTTCTTTTAAATGAGTTTGCAGAAGGCATGCACCACCTCCATCTATAATTTGGTACGACATACTGCCTTCAACTTGACATTGCAGTCTTAAATGTCTTTAACTTCCTACCTACATTAGGAATTCTATAAAAGCAGGGACCATATCTACTTCATTTCTGTAGGCTCTACAGAGCCTAGCACACTACCTTATAATAGTAAAGCACTACTATCCATTAGATAAATTGCTACTGCATTATTAAATTACTTGCTTCAGTGGGCTCTTCAAGTTTCACCTGTCCAAAACATAATCCCTGGTTTCACCTTCAAACGCCACCTCTCCTCCACTTAGTTCTCTAGTTTTTCTCTCACTGTTGggacagaaataattttaaactgtaTTCAGTACTGGGGCAAGTATAGTGGCAGGCCTGCTGAAGATCTCTCTGCAGAAACTATCAAGTCCCCTTccccaagtgaaaaaaaaaggaaggtaaGCCTGACTCAAGACAATAAAAGTCTTTCTTCATTAGATGTAAAAAATAATTCTGAGCACATCAGGATGTTTCTTACTCAGACTTGTTATTGGCACAAAATTATGGATATCTGGAACCCAGGAAAAAGAGTATAAAAGTGAATGCCCAAGAGTTTTTAGTATgtaaagggaagaaaatattatttttgtagaTGAAAAAACACTGTGTCTGATTTATGGTAAGACTGAACCTTTCATCAATTAGTTATTACTATTTCTTCTTTTACTGTCTGTTCAAAGTGTGTTTAGCTATGAGATTATTACTGCTTTTATTAATAACTAAACTttagaaatcaatatttttttcatttttcctccattttaaccagtttgttttcagttctttttacgTGGTCATCATTGTTAAAGTTTGTGTGACTTATTCCCACTGGTTTTAAGCCTATGAAGCCCTCcatacagacatttaaaaattatctattttcttCTAGCTATTGTAtcacgttttgttttgtttttttacatttacTGTActgataacatttaaaattttacagttaACATTAAAAAGTCTTAATACTCCAGGATCATTTATGGAATACTAATTTCAATTATTACTGATTTGAGTGTCTACATATTGTATTAAATCAAACATATATCAGGGTCTCCTTTGGGGACTATTTTGCTCCATAATTCCATCTACTCTTGCACCTGGCACACCACCAGTTCATACTGTGTTTTTAAGGTGCTTCAATGTTTAGGAAAGGAAAAGTCTAGTCTTTCAAATGTACTTTATGATTACTTTGTCAAGCTGTGTTAAAACAATGAATTAATTGAAAAGCAACTGACCACTTGGAAGCATTTAACCTCTTATCAAGGGGGAAAGTTATCTCTCCAAGTATCTATCTTCAGGTAAATAGAACCACACACCTTTTTCTAAAAGTTAAGCCTTCAAATAATGGCATATGATAGTTTTTAGAGAAAATTTTCACTTGTTCAGGGTATGAAAGACTCTTCTCACCTAAATTTCTGAATGGGGATGTAGTCTGTGATCTTCAGAACTCAAAGCCAGAAATTGGAGTTTTCACTTCATAAGATCTGAATActaggaacaacaacaaaaaggtttaatgtaaaatttctaggagagaaaaagcaaaatcaaagtaATAGTTTGTGGTTAGCAAACTACAGTTTGCAACCCAATAGTGAGTTTGGGGAATATTTAATagtcccttgtggttcagctggtaaagaatctgcctgcaatgtgggagacctgggttcaatccctgggttgggataatcccctggaaaaagaatggctacccactccagtattctggcttggagaacttcatggactgtagagtccatggggtcgcaaagagtcggacacaactgaacgactttcactcacttcactcactcaacaaTTTCTTTAAACAGAATTGAGATGTTTTCTATTTACTGATTTGTGGACACttgtgtctggtgtgtgtgtgtgtgtgtgtgtgtgtgtgtgtctactatatctaaatcaaagataaaaatgaatttctgaCCATGATACAATTTACTctggtgtgtgtttatgtgtatgcaTACTATAtctaaatgaaagataaaaatgaatatcTGATCATGATACAATTTACTCCATCTGGAGTACTAGTGCATTTTTCTAAAACTAAGAGCAAAAATAATGATGTTCCtaatctgtttttcaaaaatttcccaTTTCCATTTCCATATTGTATCTTTCTAACATGGAGGATAGGTCATATTCATGTTTACTTTCCTGAGAGAAAATATCTTCATTCCTTCATCCCATGCTTCCAAGGTTCCCAACATCCAGGCCTAGAAATACCATAAATATACTATAAATACACTATAAATATCCAAAACCATGGTCATAGAAAGATAGGGCCCCAATTAATCAGCATGTTGTTTTTTCAATGAGAATATGCCAGATCCTACACAGGTAAAAAGGACTCcattttcttattcttctctCCCCAGAgttcaaacaaaaaaatcaatgtcAGGTACGTAGAAAGACTACTCTAAGTGCGCATAGTGAGGAACATTGTTCTCACTGGGTCCAAACTTTCACCCACGTTCACTCAGAAGGGTGTCACTTGTTCCTCCTTTCTCTGAGccaaaaatacaaacacaagcAGGATATAGACATCTGGCTTATTCATTCTATGGcgtactctttttttccccctatggtGGATTCTTGCTACTTATTCCTTAACACCTTCCTGGAATGGTATAATCTTCTTTCTGAGGCCAACTCTAGCTTATTTGAATAATGGCCAAGTGCAGTAAAGACAGTTCTAAAGAagttaacttaaaagctttgcaaatagagaaacagagagaTATTCATAACTGCTCTGTCCCTTCCACCAGCATGACTGCCTCTGCAAGTGAGACTTTAAGCAATCTTGCAAATATACTTCTATCATGAGGATCGTTTTGTAAATATTCTATTATGTGTTGCCTCTGGATGCTTCTTAGGTTTTGGAGTGCAAATATTTGCCTGTAAAGATATaaagtgttttgattttttaatattttaaaataacagagcATATGTTATACTTTTAACTACATATACTATATACGCTATATACTTTCTAAACCATGTGAATAGAATAACCACTCAAATAAAAGATGAGTGCATAAATAAAATTAGCTACGGCCCTGTAAACTCAAAGATCTTAATATTCATCTAACCTTACTAATTTCAAATATTAGAATATCAATTTGGTAGGTCTATTCAAAGTGGTGACTATAGGTTGAGGAAATTAAGAAGCACTGGTAATCAAGAGCTAACCACTTcaaatacattattaaatattACTTGGAAATAATCACATCTATTAATAATcggatgttgctgctgctgctgctaagtcgcttcagttgtgtccgaccctgtgcgactccagagatggcagcccaccaggctcccctgtccctgggattctctaggcaagaacactggaatggggtgccattgccttctctgtaatcaGAATGTTAGACAAACACAAATCTGTACTATCTAGGATTCTCCCCATCACAAGATCTAATGCCATAATTAATGCATCCATGGGTTGTATTATGTTACCCGTATTTTCATACAGTgacttcacattaaaaaaaatgattttgaagaACATGTTGAGTTTTCTGAGAAATTCCTTTGGTAGCATACTACATTTTTATCCACATAGTAAAAGAGTTCCTGGTCAAATCTATGCAACCAGCAGGTATTTTTCAAGATTTCTAGTAAAGATTTcctattgtatttttcagagacCATATTTGAAATATGGCTCAAAGTGACTTCCTCTATCCAGAGAACCCAAAAAGGCGACAAGAAGTAAACCGTCTTCACCAGGAGCTCCTTGACTGCTTATCTGACAGCTTCCATGCCACCAATAAGCTGATTGGGGTTTTAAACACGCACTTAGGGTGTACGTTACCTTCCATTGAAATGAAAAGAGATGGGACCATCAAAGAAAACTGTGATATCATCATCCAAGCCATGATGAACATCCAAAAAGAATTGCAAAAGGTGGATGAAGCACTAAAAGATAAACTAGAGCCAACTCTTTATAGAAAACTTCAGGATATTAAGGAAAGAGAAACCGAGAAAATTGCGATAGTACAGAAGGTTATTTCAGTCATCCTGGGAGAAGCCACTTCTGCCGCCAGTGCAGTGGCTGTTAAACTTGTGGGCTCAAATGTCACAACCGGCATAATTAACAAGTTGGTCACTGTGCTAGCTCAAATTGGTGCGTC encodes:
- the SMCO3 gene encoding single-pass membrane and coiled-coil domain-containing protein 3, producing MAQSDFLYPENPKRRQEVNRLHQELLDCLSDSFHATNKLIGVLNTHLGCTLPSIEMKRDGTIKENCDIIIQAMMNIQKELQKVDEALKDKLEPTLYRKLQDIKERETEKIAIVQKVISVILGEATSAASAVAVKLVGSNVTTGIINKLVTVLAQIGASLLGSIGVAVLGLGIDMIFRAILGAVEKTQLQAAIKSYEKHLVEFKSASEKYHHAITEVTNSVKHQMK